From the genome of Vulpes lagopus strain Blue_001 chromosome 2, ASM1834538v1, whole genome shotgun sequence, one region includes:
- the TLX1 gene encoding T-cell leukemia homeobox protein 1 — protein MEHLGPHHLHPGHAEPISFGIDQILNSPDQGGCMGPASRLQDGEYGLGCLVGGAYAYGGGGPAAGAGAGGAGAYGAGGPSGPGGPASGGGGGACSMGPLAGSYNVNMALAGGPGPGGGGGGGGGGGGGGGGALSAAGVIRVPAHRPLAGAVAHPQPLATGLPTVPSVPAVPGVNNLTGLTFPWMESNRRYTKDRFTGHPYQNRTPPKKKKPRTSFTRLQICELEKRFHRQKYLASAERAALAKALKMTDAQVKTWFQNRRTKWRRQTAEEREAERQQANRILLQLQQEAFQKSLAQPLPADPLCVHNSSLFALQNLQPWSDDSTKITSVTSVASACE, from the exons ATGGAGCACCTGGGTCCGCACCATCTCCACCCGGGCCACGCGGAGCCCATCAGCTTCGGCATCGACCAGATCCTCAACAGCCCGGACCAAGGCGGCTGCATGGGGCCCGCCTCGCGCCTCCAGGACGGAGAATACGGCCTTGGCTGTTTGGTTGGAGGCGCCTACGCTTACGGCGGCGGGGGCcccgcggccggggcgggggccgggggcgcgggggcctaCGGTGCCGGCGGTCCAAGCGGCCCTGGTGGCCcggcgagcggcggcggcggcggcgcctgcAGCATGGGCCCGCTGGCTGGCTCCTACAACGTGAACATGGCCTTGGCGGGAGGCCCCGGTCCCGGCGGCGGCGGTggtggcggcgggggcggcggcggcggcggcgggggggcccTGAGCGCTGCGGGGGTGATCCGGGTGCCCGCGCATAGGCCGCTTGCTGGAGCGGTGGCCCACCCTCAGCCTCTGGCTACCGGCTTGCCCACCGTGCCCTCCGTGCCTGCGGTGCCAGGTGTCAACAACCTCACCGGCCTCACCTTCCCCTGGATGGAGAGTAACCGCAGATACACAAAGGACAGGTTCACAG GTCACCCCTATCAGAACCGGACGCCCCCCAAGAAGAAGAAGCCGCGCACGTCCTTCACGCGCCTGCAGATCTGCGAGCTGGAGAAGCGCTTCCACCGCCAGAAGTACCTGGCTTCGGCCGAGCGCGCCGCCCTGGCCAAGGCGCTCAAAATGACCGACGCTCAGGTCAAAACCTGGTTCCAGAACCGGCGGACGAAGTGGAG GCGGCAGACCGCGGAGGAGCGTGAGGCTGAGAGGCAGCAGGCAAACCGCATTCTCCTGCAGCTGCAGCAAGAGGCCTTCCAGAAGAGTCTGGCGCAGCCGTTGCCTGCCGACCCACTGTGCGTGCACAACTCTTCACTCTTCGCCCTGCAGAACCTGCAGCCATGGTCTGACGACTCCACCAAGATCACCAGCGTCACATCCGTGGCGTCGGCCTGCGAGTGA